TATCACCGGTAGCAGTCCGCAAGTCGTCTTCTTCATCGGCTGTCATGTACACTGGCTGGACATCAAATCGCACCCGCCCGTTTTCCACTGGTCTAAAGGGTGTTTCTAAGAAACCGTATTGGTTAACTCTGGCATGGGTAGCCAAGGAGCCAATCAAACCAGCGTTGGGGCCTTCTGGTGTCTCAATCGGGCAAATACGTCCGTAGTGTGAAGGATGAATATCTCGCACGGCAAACCCGGCACGTTCACGAGTTAAACCACCAGGGCCAAGGGCGCTGAGACGCCGTTTGTGTGTCAGTTCTGCTAAAGGATTGGTTTGATCCATGAACTGACTCAACTGACTAGAGCCAAAGAATTCTTTAATCGCTGCTACCAATGGTTTCGGGTTGACCAAGGAAGCGGGGGTCAGTACTTCAGCATCAGATACGGTCATCCGTTCCCGAATGATTCTTTCTAGGCGGTTTAAGCCTACCCGGACTTGGTTCTGCAACAATTCGCCCACACTTCTGACTCGGCGATTTCCTAAATGGTCGATGTCATCAATGTTACCAATGTCATACTCTAGGTTAATTAGGTAATCGACTGCTGCCAAAATGTCTCCAGCAGTCAGCACGCGCATTGTGTCGGGTACAGAAAGCCGTAATTTCTTGTTTAGCTTGTACCTACCGACGCGACCAAGGTCATAACGTTTCGGGTCAAAGAAACGAGAATCTAGGAGTTGTTGACCACCCAACACTGTCGGCGGTTCACCTGGACGTAATTTGCGATACAACTCCATCAGGGCTTCTTCTTCAGAAAATTGCCCTTCTTTTTCGATGGTTTTTTGGAAATATTCGGGGTGACGTAAGGCATCAAAGATTTCGTTGTCTGATAAACCCAAGGCTTTCAATAGCACTTGTGCTGAAAGCTTGCGGGTTTTATCAATGCGTACCCACACCAAATCGTTACGGTCTGTTTCAAACTTCAGCCATGCTCCCCGGTTGGGAATTAAGCTAGCTGAATAAGTCCGCCGTCCGTTTTTGTCAATTTCCGATTTGTAGTAAACTCCTGGCGATCGCACAATTTGATTGACAATCACCCGCTCAGCCCCGTTAATAATAAACGTGCCGCGGTCGGTCATCAAAGGCAAATCCCCAATAAATACCTCTTGCTCTTTGATTTCCCCGGTTTCTTTATTGATTAAGCGTGTCGGAACATACATTTGTACGGCATAGGTACTATCCCGCCGTTTGGCTTCTTCGACGCTGTATTTTGGCTCTTTGAGTTTGTAGTTATTACCCAAAAAGTGCAGTTCTAGTTTGCCAGTGTAATCTGTGATTGGACTAAAGGAGTTAAGTTCTTCTATCAACCCTTCTTCCAAAAACCAGCGAAAGCTTGAACGCTGGATTTCAATCAAGTCTGGCAACAGAAAGGCGGGTTCCATATATGTTTCTTTAGTCATGCCTCTACCTTTGTCAACCTGGTTAAACTTTCGCTTGGACACTACTGTTTGTCGCTTCCCATCGCTAGCCAGTGTCCTTAACTATTATTGGGAACTTCTCCTTTACATCACCTGCTATTTACAGGTGCAGGCAAACGCAGCAATTAAAGCTGGATTTGGCGGTTTTTGACAAGGGGGTAATTGCCCCTGATGAGGGGACAGAACCGGAAAAATCCAGCTATAATAATATAGATTCAAGAAGAGTAAATCCTCTAGATATTCTTGAGTTTGATTTATTTTCCTCACTTACCCTCCAAAAAGCGCGTTAATTAGCCTACGCATCTCTCCACTGCTGTATCTGTCTTTAATCAACTCAGTTTTTATACTCTCAGTGATATGCTCAGACTAAGGGAGCGAGCCGCGCCTTGTTGGCTCTCGATTACAATGGGTTGATATTGCTGGGTTATACTCACAAGGCAATTTTCTTTAACAATTTTGTATAGGGTAAATACACAGAAGCCGATGTTGTGCAAAAGTCTAGCTCAACCTGTGTTAGCACGGGTAGTCATGTATTGAGAGCATCCGCTTGTAGAGAATGTGAGGATGTTACAGTCGATAACAACACAAAATTCAAACTTAGAAATTCCTACTTCCTTCCTTTACCATTATGGCGCAAGCAAAGTGTTTTGGAGGGATTAAGTTTAGCATATTTTTGTCCTCCTAGAGTTTTATTTTTTTACCAGAATTATATAGTAGAGACTAAAACGTATTCTATATTGATAGACCGAATAATTTGCAAGCATTTTGGGTAGTTTGATGGGCGATCGCCTCTACTGTTTCTTGACGAAGCTTAGCTACTTGCTCGGCAACATAAAGGACGTAGGCTGGCTCGTTGCGCCGTTCCCCTCGTTTGGGAACCGGAGCGAGAAAAGGGCAGTCTGTTTCAATTAGTAGACGATCGCTGCTCACCATTGCAGCTGAAGATTGGATAGCTTTGGCGTTTTTGAATGTTACTGTGCCGCTAAAGCTGATGTAAAAGCCTAAGTCAAGAAACCATTGAGTCTCTTCTGGCGTTCCACCCCAGCAGTGCATCACACCTCGCAGTTTTGCTCCTGCATTTTCCTGGCATTTTTGCAAAACTTCTCTGACTGCAACAGCAGCATCACGACAGTGAATAATCACTGGTAAGTTGAGTTCGGATGCGATTGCCAATTGCGCTTCAAACACCATCCGCTGTTGCTCGTAGTTATCTGCTTTATAATAATCCAGCCCCATTTCCCCAATTGCTACTACTTTAGAGTCCGAGCTAGCTAAAGATTTTATTTCCTCGGCTGTCTCGCTTCTCCATTTATCAGCATCTAAAGGATGTAATCCTACAGCAAAGCTGAGTTCAGGAAACTCATGCGCTATAGCTTGGATACTAGAGAACTCTTCTGGCTCAACACAAGAATGTACTAAACCTACTACACCTGCTTGTTGCCATCGCGATCGCACTGTTGCTAAATCAGGCTGGAAACTATCAAAGTTGAGATGAACGTGGGTGTCTATCAACTGCATCTTAGTCAAGAAAGAGAAAAAGGGAACGCCAAAGGCGAGGTAGTCCACTTTTATTAGGTGGAGAAACTATCGAAAGTTTCTCCACCTAATAAACGCTACATGGATTTCCGTCAAGCACTGTGAGCAAGCTGCGCTTACTGCGTAGCTTGCGTTTTTGCTAGGAAAAGGGTAGCAACTGCCATTTAGTGGCGTGGTTTTTCCCATTAACAACTGGCATGAGCTTTGGCGTGCTTTACGGTCACCCGCAGGGTTAAGAGTCCAAAATATTGACTTTGAACTCTTGACTTGGCACTACTCTGCCGTTTGTGTAAGTGGTTTTAGCCTTTGAGCTAATCTT
This region of Nostoc sp. UHCC 0302 genomic DNA includes:
- a CDS encoding TatD family hydrolase — translated: MQLIDTHVHLNFDSFQPDLATVRSRWQQAGVVGLVHSCVEPEEFSSIQAIAHEFPELSFAVGLHPLDADKWRSETAEEIKSLASSDSKVVAIGEMGLDYYKADNYEQQRMVFEAQLAIASELNLPVIIHCRDAAVAVREVLQKCQENAGAKLRGVMHCWGGTPEETQWFLDLGFYISFSGTVTFKNAKAIQSSAAMVSSDRLLIETDCPFLAPVPKRGERRNEPAYVLYVAEQVAKLRQETVEAIAHQTTQNACKLFGLSI